The following coding sequences lie in one Filimonas effusa genomic window:
- a CDS encoding RNA-binding S4 domain-containing protein has product MEKEKLRIDKYLWSIRVFKTRSQAADACSRGRVKVQGTPVKASRVVSIGDEYEIRAEARKWVVKVTGLLDHRVQYSEAVNFYTDLTPPEDLDAVKSQAAAFNTGKRQSKIGRPTKRERRDLDGFMDIDAPDGAEQE; this is encoded by the coding sequence ATGGAAAAGGAAAAATTACGTATCGATAAATACCTGTGGAGTATCCGTGTTTTCAAGACCCGGAGCCAGGCTGCAGATGCCTGTTCCAGGGGCCGTGTGAAGGTGCAGGGAACGCCTGTAAAGGCCTCCAGGGTGGTGAGTATTGGCGATGAATACGAGATACGTGCCGAGGCCCGGAAATGGGTGGTAAAAGTGACAGGGTTGCTGGACCACCGGGTACAATATTCCGAGGCTGTTAATTTCTATACCGATCTTACCCCTCCGGAAGATCTGGATGCAGTAAAATCGCAGGCTGCTGCCTTTAATACCGGGAAAAGACAAAGTAAGATCGGGCGGCCCACCAAACGGGAAAGGCGTGATCTCGACGGGTTCATGGATATTGATGCGCCTGATGGCGCAGAACAGGAATAA